The proteins below come from a single Mytilus edulis chromosome 5, xbMytEdul2.2, whole genome shotgun sequence genomic window:
- the LOC139522436 gene encoding neuronal acetylcholine receptor subunit alpha-7-like — protein sequence MDFIKSVLIFFYWTQLRYLIIGQTYDEMSNLENQLQKYSPDLNPRLNQRDPVDVSIMAYITAILDYNEVSGILQPVVSYVLTWKDEIRRWNSSEYGNVTSINLPITKTWIPKISIINMVRQKSIFMYYNEIEIRRSLVNYQANGLAEFHVSGAQDITCSSDMKYFPFDTHACSIQLFPEYANGNVILKPNMNTFNLRYAESNTEWSITANSVDGEVDPMISMVRFNITLSRNPSFLFLNLVLPIVLLSFANLLVFCIPVASGERGSLAFTILLTFIVFITMVTDILPACKPISYFNIFLEVQLFCSVLIAFCTVWSISLHHKFAENNAQDIFLQFLLKLSCAYKNSCSKHQRKDKKNLVVPPRGLTGKQYNKTCVDKTPQLQMEHELHEDIKSVNKYTKDNHQYCLKCIDSICFSLFLTILCIQLSVYGIIFFCKP from the coding sequence ATGGATTTTATTAAAAGCGTTCTCATTTTCTTCTATTGGACACAATTAAGATACTTGATAATTGGTCAAACATATGATGAAATGTCTAATCTTGAGAACCAACTTCAAAAGTATTCACCTGACCTCAATCCGAGATTAAACCAAAGGGATCCAGTTGATGTTTCCATAATGGCGTATATTACTGCAATACTGGATTATAATGAAGTTTCCGGGATACTACAACCAGTAGTGTCTTACGTATTGACTTGGAAGGACGAAATCAGACGATGGAATAGCTCGGAATATGGAAATGTTACATCAATTAATTTGCCGATTACAAAGACTTGGATTCCAAAAATTAGCATTATTAATATGGTTCGTCAAAAAagtatatttatgtattataatGAAATTGAAATACGGAGATCTCTTGTCAACTATCAGGCAAACGGTCTCGCGGAGTTCCATGTAAGTGGTGCACAGGATATAACTTGTTCGTCTGATATGAAGTATTTCCCATTTGATACACATGCATGTTCAATTCAACTATTTCCAGAGTACGCAAATGGCAATGTTATTCTTAAACCAAACATGAACACTTTTAATCTAAGGTACGCCGAATCAAATACCGAATGGAGCATTACAGCAAATTCTGTAGATGGCGAAGTTGATCCAATGATTTCAATGGTTAGATTTAACATAACATTATCGAGAAATCCGAGTTTTCTATTCTTGAACCTAGTTCTTCCTATTGTACTCCTTAGTTTTGCAAATTTACTGGTGTTTTGTATTCCTGTTGCGTCTGGCGAACGTGGATCACTTGCGTTTACTATACTACTAACTTTTATCGTTTTTATAACTATGGTGACGGACATACTACCCGCTTGCAAaccaatttcatatttcaatatttttcttgaGGTTCAACTCTTTTGCAGCGTTTTGATTGCATTTTGTACAGTATGGAGCATTTCTTTGCATCACAAATTCGCCGAAAATAATGCACAAGACATTTTCCTACAATTTTTACTGAAACTGAGTTGTGCATATAAAAATTCATGTTCTAAACATCAACGAAAAGACAAGAAAAACCTAGTTGTGCCTCCCAGAGGGTTAACAggaaaacaatacaataaaacatgtGTCGACAAAACTCCGCAATTACAAATGGAGCATGAATTGCACGAAGATATCAAGAGTGTCAATAAATATACAAAAGACAACCATCAATACTGTTTAAAATGTATAGATTCAATTTGTTTCAGTCTATTCCTTACTATTCTCTGTATACAATTGAGTGTGTATGGTATTATATTCTTTTGTAAACCTTGA